From a region of the Oryzias melastigma strain HK-1 linkage group LG4, ASM292280v2, whole genome shotgun sequence genome:
- the nrl gene encoding neural retina-specific leucine zipper protein → MSSPPLPMPSLPPSPLAMEYLNDFDLLKFEVKSDTPPLPPPCAYPKAGVGQDSSGSPYTSHPPQDSSLNSSPYNSLPPSPTLSDAHPPPSGSSSLSSSSSSISFPLSISNSFTSGVSSGSQGTVEGSPAHGGPQGPTPASLEDLIWLAALQQQFGGEMAGPASLLGALGGVPDRGDRERGPVNGFLGCEDAVEALLNSAAAAVSSQFPGLSQSSSSNLGDSSSDSGGDISCAKAADMCHRPLVFLSSAPPSLSNGTPMSAPFPQPLSPQGRLHHHPHHHQHHPHHPMHGSHHHHHHQVSQVHPDARGRLPDEEDPGFYMYNKERRLLLLVFPPSAQQSGVNERFSDEQLVSLSVRELNRHLRGVSKDEVVRLKQKRRTLKNRGYAQSCRYKRLQHRHALESEKHVLTQQLEQLQCELTRVLRERDAYKARYEKLLSTNPGAAGEAPPARTGNPGSPPPDYFL, encoded by the exons ATGTCCTCCCCACCCCTCCCCATGCCTTCTCTGCCCCCCAGCCCCCTTGCCATGGAGTACCTGAACGACTTTGATCTTCTCAAATTCGAGGTGAAATCTGACACCCCTCCACTCCCCCCTCCGTGTGCATATCCCAAAGCTGGCGTCGGTCAGGACTCCTCCGGCTCTCCGTACACCAGCCACCCCCCGCAGGACTCCAGCTTGAACTCCAGTCCTTACAACTCGCTGCCGCCTTCGCCGACGCTCAGCGACGCCCACCCGCCACCTTCAGGTTCTTCCTCcctctcctcatcctcctcctccatctccttCCCCCTCTCCATCTCCAACAGCTTCACGTCTGGCGTCAGCTCGGGCTCCCAGGGGACCGTGGAGGGAAGTCCGGCTCATGGAGGCCCTCAGGGTCCCACCCCGGCCTCCTTGGAGGACCTGATCTGGTTGGCTGCTCTGCAACAACAGTTTGGGGGTGAGATGGCGGGCCCTGCCTCTTTGCTCGGAGCCTTGGGAGGGGTGCCAGACCGAGGGGACAGGGAGAGGGGGCCAGTTAACGGCTTCCTGGGATGTGAGGACGCTGTGGAGGCTTTACTCAACTCTGCTGCTGCGGCGGTGAGCTCACAG TTTCCGGGACTTTCCCAAAGTTCGAGCTCCAACCTGGGAGACTCCAGCAGTGACAGCGGAGGAGACATCTCCTGCGCTAAGGCAGCCGACATGTGCCATCGCCCGCTCGTCTTCCTGTCATCAGCGCCCCCGTCACTATCCAACGGCACTCCCATGTCAGCTCCCTTCCCACAGCCCCTCAGCCCCCAGGGCCGCCTTCATCACCACCCGCACCATCATCAGCATCATCCGCACCATCCCATGCACGGCAGccatcaccatcatcaccacCAAGTCAGCCAGGTACATCCAGACGCCAGGGGAAGGCTTCCCGATGAGGAAGACCCTGGATTCT ACATGTACAACAAAG AACGGCGTCTTCTCCTCCTTGTGTTCCCTCCATCTGCTCAGCAAAGTGGAGTGAACGAGCGCTTCTCTGACGAGCAGCTGGTGAGCCTGTCAGTGCGGGAGCTGAACCGACACCTGCGCGGAGTGAGCAAGGATGAAGTGGTGCGCCTGAAGCAGAAACGGCGCACGCTCAAGAACCGCGGGTACGCGCAGTCGTGCCGCTACAAGCGCCTGCAGCACCGCCACGCTCTGGAGTCGGAGAAGCACGTGCTCACGCAACAG CTGGAGCAGCTCCAGTGTGAGCTGACCCGAGTGCTGAGGGAGAGAGACGCCTACAAGGCTCGCTACGAGAAGCTCCTCAGCACAAACCCCGGAGCCGCTGGAGAGGCTCCTCCGGCACGCACCGGCAACCCAGGATCCCCACCGCCCGACTACTTCCTCTGA